Part of the Clostridium sporogenes genome, TATTTTTTTATACTTTGGAATTTTTATATTTAATATTGATTAACACATAGCTCCATCTATTGTTATGATTTGTCCATTTACATAAGAAGAATCTTTACTACTTAAAAATGCAACAACCTTCCCTACTTCTTCTCCTTCTCCCAATCTCATAAGTGGAATTTCATCTTTAAGATCATTTAAATCTTCCTCACATAAAGAACTATTCATATCTGTATTTATAACTCCAGGCGCTACGGCATTTACTCTTATGTTGTTAGGACCAAGTTCCTTAGCTAATGCCTTTGTAAAAGCATTTATCCCCCCTTTTGAAGCTGAATAAATAACTTCACAAGATGCCCCTATATTTCCCCACATAGATGACACATTTATAATAGTTCCTTCCCCTTTATCTAACATATATTTAACTACATTGTGGCTGCAGTTAAATACTCCTTTTAAATTAGTATTTATTATGTTATTCCAATCATTCTCATCCATATCTATAAATAGTCCTATTTTAGCTATACCGGCATTATTGACTAAAATATCTATTTTACCAAATTTATTTATTGCAAATTCTACTAATTCCTTTGAACTATTATAATTTGAAACATCTGCCTTACATACATATCCATATCCCCCTAGGTCTTTAATTGAACTTAAAGTTTCTAGGGCATCTTCTTTGTTTTTGTTATAATTTATAATTACATTAGCACCAGCCTTTGTAAGCTCTAAAGCTATACTTCTACCAATTCCTCTAGAACCACCTGTAACTATTGCAACTTTTCCTATTAAATTTACCATTTTTATCTCTCCCTTTAATTATCTATTAAAACCATTAATTCTTTAGTGTAATTTTTAATTTAATTAAAATTTTTTTTATTATATTTATACCGTATTTTCATAAATACTTTTATATAACTTATAATACTAAGAGCATTTCTAATTTGACTTATTAATTACAATATTTATCAAATTTATATTAACATTAAGTTCTTTTACTGACAAACTTATTTATAATGTAATATAAGTTTATTAGTAAAAACTATATTATATTGTAATAGTTTTCTGATTATTTTAAAATCTTATAAAATTCATTGCATAATGAAAAATTTTATGATATGCTTTTAATAAATATTAATTGTTTTTTAATATGTATTATCAGGAGGTAATTTGAATGGAAATAAAATTTATGGGAAATCCAATAACCCTTGAAGGAAATGAATTAAAAGTTGGAGACATAGCACCAGACTTTACTGCTATAGACAATAATATGAAACCAGTTTCTTTAAAGGATACCAAAGGTGTGCGAATACTTTCCGTAGTACCTTCTTTAGATACTGAAGTTTGTGATCTTGAGACAAGAACATTTAATTCAAAAGCTGCTGAAATTCCAAATGTAACTATTTATACCATATCTATGGATCTACCCTTTGCACAGGCTAGATGGTGTGGAGCTCATGGTGTAGATAAAGTTATAACTTTATCTGATTTCAAAGATAGATTAGTAGGTAGAAATTATGGCA contains:
- the tpx gene encoding thiol peroxidase, giving the protein MEIKFMGNPITLEGNELKVGDIAPDFTAIDNNMKPVSLKDTKGVRILSVVPSLDTEVCDLETRTFNSKAAEIPNVTIYTISMDLPFAQARWCGAHGVDKVITLSDFKDRLVGRNYGTYIKELGLLTRAVFVIDSNNKITFVEYVPEVTSQPNFDKVLEAAKASQ
- the ymfI gene encoding elongation factor P 5-aminopentanone reductase, producing the protein MVNLIGKVAIVTGGSRGIGRSIALELTKAGANVIINYNKNKEDALETLSSIKDLGGYGYVCKADVSNYNSSKELVEFAINKFGKIDILVNNAGIAKIGLFIDMDENDWNNIINTNLKGVFNCSHNVVKYMLDKGEGTIINVSSMWGNIGASCEVIYSASKGGINAFTKALAKELGPNNIRVNAVAPGVINTDMNSSLCEEDLNDLKDEIPLMRLGEGEEVGKVVAFLSSKDSSYVNGQIITIDGAMC